In Victivallis lenta, the following proteins share a genomic window:
- a CDS encoding response regulator yields the protein MNKKVNSLPGGSETILIVDDHETIWDFLIEALQQLGYSVLLAENGLDAVEIYEANPSQIDLVLLDMIMPKQGGHQTFFRIRSIDPKAKILLSSGFVSEAEVHDLLQQGACGFLPKPHRLPTVAKAIREVLDTGRLAG from the coding sequence ATGAATAAGAAAGTCAATTCACTGCCGGGAGGGAGCGAGACGATCCTCATCGTCGACGATCACGAAACGATCTGGGACTTCCTGATCGAAGCGCTCCAGCAGCTCGGCTACTCGGTGCTGCTCGCCGAGAACGGTCTCGACGCGGTTGAGATTTATGAGGCGAATCCTTCGCAGATCGACCTCGTCCTGCTCGATATGATCATGCCCAAGCAGGGAGGGCACCAGACTTTCTTCCGCATCCGCTCCATCGACCCGAAGGCGAAGATTCTGCTTTCGAGCGGATTTGTCTCGGAGGCCGAGGTCCACGACCTGCTTCAGCAGGGGGCCTGCGGTTTCCTTCCGAAACCGCACCGGCTGCCGACCGTCGCCAAGGCGATCCGCGAGGTCCTCGACACCGGCCGCCTTGCCGG